In a single window of the Methanolobus psychrophilus R15 genome:
- a CDS encoding UvrD/REP helicase, whose translation MVEATLNENQLKAVSYRTGPLLILAGPGSGKTLTITEKVVSLIKNGLEPEKILALTFSEKAAGEMEERIEKNIGYGSGMTVSTFHSFCNNIIREFSFDLGINSGAKLISKEHSNIWGIRHIDSFGFESINIPPSPYDLIDSLLEGVSQFQDHLVLPSDIHGYVESQLSSEAELADDRIDTLLKLQDLARFYERYRQYKHNNGFLDYNDMISIACQLLESNSIVRNKVKSRYDYILVDEFQDTNYSQLYLVNLLADGNNLTCVADDDQCIYRFRGAYLSNIRQLQEYYPNLEKISLGVNYRSTSQIVELSRQLIGFNPEREEKKIVSSNGNISKVKVVKAPNDASEAEWVASEVNRLVAEEGLQPKDIYILTRKRADGRKFSEALRKYLLPVEYVGALQLNQFPIVQEAIAYMRVVADPFNNGVAFARVFGREGVSEHNLQRINVLARRLSREDALQGDGIYSVLLHHLADTGITQESLLKSFVQRVEELLVYKKNHLPSDTVKHLLMDATDIYRSQLHEDTPQSRRNIRILNSLVSMVEDLELVDGGSEFETVVKHLDLVFNLDIEDGESTDDNTVKVMTIHQSKGKEAKAVFVCDMAARHLPLQHTRKKFTVPAELAKGVQRDADEKVLHVEEERRLAYVAMTRAKEKLYLVFPEIYEGNKRGVKPSEFLEQIDYAKNPLVEFIEAPLCEERCEVVEDSNLKRKRDEFERLVRIYTNQGQLKQAVESLVVVAQIRELELKGNLQAFDISEFLRVSPMPPEDLEALVDGKLPPLVDKDMRFSASGIKMYEDCPLKFKYSYVLKIPVPQKTFFQVGTDVHAVFEQMSRLRMQGESPDISKARELLDSTWNPHVFDSRTQGEQEYSRMQRMLEFWTNSEENNPNETVEVEEGFDLSIDGAKFGGYIDRLDRTPDGDFIVIDYKTNKTPYTKNQLKEDIQIAVYCLAVKGKYGKLPVQAGHMYVNPDVAELRLVDVSEESVEAVAGRVREMVRRITGENFEVKGEPNCRFCDYKRICKHTENK comes from the coding sequence TTGGTTGAAGCGACACTTAATGAGAATCAGTTAAAGGCAGTATCTTACAGAACAGGGCCCTTACTCATACTTGCAGGCCCCGGTTCAGGTAAAACCTTGACTATTACCGAAAAGGTAGTAAGCCTAATAAAGAATGGCCTGGAACCAGAAAAGATACTTGCGCTCACATTTTCAGAAAAAGCCGCGGGGGAGATGGAGGAAAGGATCGAGAAAAACATCGGCTATGGAAGCGGTATGACCGTCTCAACATTCCACTCCTTCTGCAACAACATTATCAGGGAATTCTCTTTTGATTTGGGTATAAATTCCGGGGCCAAATTAATCTCAAAGGAGCACTCCAATATATGGGGTATCAGGCATATCGACTCTTTTGGATTTGAAAGCATCAATATTCCTCCGTCTCCCTACGACCTCATAGATAGCCTGCTTGAAGGTGTTTCACAGTTTCAGGACCACCTTGTCTTGCCTTCAGATATTCATGGCTATGTTGAATCACAGCTGTCCTCAGAGGCAGAACTGGCTGACGATAGAATTGACACTCTCCTGAAGTTGCAGGATCTTGCCAGATTCTATGAACGATACAGGCAGTACAAGCATAATAATGGCTTTCTGGATTACAATGACATGATCTCCATAGCATGCCAGCTTTTAGAGAGTAACAGTATTGTCAGGAACAAAGTTAAAAGCCGTTACGATTACATTCTAGTTGACGAGTTCCAGGATACCAACTACTCGCAGTTGTATCTTGTTAATCTTCTGGCAGATGGCAATAACCTGACTTGCGTGGCGGATGATGATCAGTGCATCTACAGGTTCCGAGGTGCCTACCTTTCCAATATAAGGCAATTGCAGGAGTATTACCCTAATCTTGAGAAGATCTCCTTGGGAGTCAATTATCGTTCCACATCCCAGATAGTTGAACTTTCCAGGCAGCTCATTGGTTTCAATCCGGAAAGAGAAGAGAAAAAGATAGTTTCATCCAATGGAAATATCTCAAAAGTAAAGGTTGTAAAAGCTCCCAATGATGCGAGCGAAGCTGAGTGGGTGGCATCGGAAGTAAACAGGCTGGTGGCCGAGGAAGGTCTTCAGCCAAAGGATATCTATATCCTTACAAGAAAGCGTGCTGACGGCAGGAAGTTTAGCGAGGCTCTTCGAAAATACCTGTTACCTGTGGAATACGTAGGTGCATTGCAACTGAACCAATTCCCTATTGTACAGGAAGCAATTGCCTACATGCGTGTGGTGGCAGATCCATTCAATAACGGTGTGGCCTTTGCAAGGGTATTTGGCAGGGAAGGTGTGAGCGAGCATAACCTGCAGAGGATTAATGTGCTTGCCCGCAGGCTCAGCAGAGAAGATGCACTGCAGGGTGATGGCATCTATTCAGTTCTGCTGCATCACCTTGCAGATACCGGTATTACTCAGGAGTCTCTTTTAAAGTCTTTTGTCCAGAGGGTGGAGGAACTTCTCGTCTACAAGAAGAACCATCTTCCATCTGATACCGTCAAGCATCTACTGATGGATGCAACGGATATCTACCGTTCGCAACTGCACGAGGATACCCCACAGTCCAGGAGAAATATCAGGATACTTAATTCACTTGTCAGCATGGTGGAGGATCTGGAGCTTGTTGATGGGGGGTCAGAGTTTGAGACCGTCGTTAAACATCTGGACCTTGTGTTCAACCTGGATATAGAGGATGGTGAGTCCACTGATGACAATACTGTCAAGGTGATGACCATCCACCAGTCCAAGGGAAAGGAAGCAAAGGCTGTTTTTGTGTGTGATATGGCTGCAAGACACTTGCCTTTGCAGCATACTCGCAAGAAATTCACGGTACCTGCAGAACTTGCAAAGGGCGTCCAAAGAGATGCCGATGAGAAGGTATTGCATGTTGAAGAAGAACGGAGACTTGCCTATGTGGCAATGACCCGTGCAAAGGAAAAGTTATACCTCGTGTTTCCCGAGATATACGAGGGTAACAAACGCGGCGTGAAACCAAGTGAGTTCCTTGAGCAGATCGATTATGCAAAGAATCCTCTGGTAGAGTTCATTGAAGCTCCTCTATGCGAGGAGAGATGCGAAGTAGTGGAGGATTCCAATCTCAAGCGAAAAAGAGACGAGTTTGAGAGGCTTGTCAGGATCTATACTAATCAGGGTCAGCTAAAACAGGCTGTGGAGTCACTGGTGGTGGTTGCACAGATCAGGGAACTGGAGCTTAAGGGAAACCTGCAGGCCTTTGACATCTCAGAGTTCCTGCGTGTAAGCCCCATGCCTCCCGAAGATCTGGAAGCTTTGGTTGATGGAAAGCTGCCGCCTCTTGTAGACAAGGATATGCGTTTCTCGGCATCAGGCATTAAGATGTATGAAGACTGCCCTCTGAAGTTCAAGTACAGCTATGTGCTGAAGATACCGGTACCACAGAAGACTTTTTTCCAGGTTGGAACTGATGTGCATGCGGTATTCGAGCAGATGTCAAGATTGCGGATGCAGGGAGAATCTCCTGACATCTCCAAGGCAAGGGAATTGCTGGATTCTACGTGGAACCCACATGTCTTTGATTCCAGAACACAGGGAGAGCAGGAATATTCCAGAATGCAGAGAATGCTGGAATTCTGGACGAATTCCGAAGAAAACAACCCAAACGAGACCGTGGAAGTGGAGGAAGGATTTGACCTGAGTATTGACGGTGCAAAGTTTGGAGGTTACATCGACCGCCTGGACAGGACACCGGACGGGGACTTTATTGTTATCGACTACAAGACCAACAAGACTCCCTACACTAAAAACCAGCTGAAAGAGGATATCCAGATAGCGGTTTATTGTTTGGCTGTGAAGGGAAAGTACGGTAAGTTGCCGGTGCAGGCAGGCCACATGTATGTCAATCCTGATGTTGCTGAATTGAGATTGGTGGACGTGAGCGAGGAGAGTGTTGAGGCTGTGGCTGGAAGGGTAAGGGAGATGGTGAGGAGGATAACTGGGGAGAACTTTGAGGTTAAGGGGGAGCCAAACTGTCGGTTTTGTGATTATAAACGGATATGCAAGCATACAGAAAATAAGTGA
- a CDS encoding transcriptional regulator, giving the protein MTDSTLITTLYNLEPVLICVTRLSPTKVIILTEENAVDRKVQAENTLEATFGKIIEVKKAITSLYDPVRVAKDVADIIEKEHALGKNVLINVSGGRKPQAFGTLFGAYARSDMVKKVVYVTEEDNFMIEFPILSFNLSPTKKVILELIQNGTSAVENIAANVGISKGMAYNHLRELKAMGYISDEGGYSLTDSGRLAVI; this is encoded by the coding sequence ATGACAGATTCAACACTAATAACCACACTTTACAATCTCGAGCCTGTACTAATATGTGTAACTCGCCTCTCACCTACAAAAGTGATCATTCTGACAGAAGAAAATGCAGTTGACAGGAAAGTTCAGGCAGAGAACACACTTGAAGCTACCTTTGGCAAGATCATAGAAGTGAAAAAAGCCATTACTTCATTGTATGATCCTGTCAGGGTAGCAAAGGATGTTGCTGATATCATTGAAAAAGAGCATGCCTTGGGTAAAAATGTGCTGATCAACGTCTCCGGCGGCAGGAAGCCACAGGCTTTCGGAACACTTTTTGGCGCTTACGCCCGAAGTGATATGGTTAAAAAGGTTGTATATGTCACAGAAGAAGACAATTTCATGATCGAGTTTCCTATTCTGAGCTTTAATCTGTCTCCCACCAAAAAAGTAATCCTTGAACTGATACAGAATGGTACATCTGCAGTGGAGAACATTGCTGCGAATGTGGGTATCTCAAAAGGCATGGCGTACAATCACCTGAGAGAACTGAAGGCCATGGGTTATATCTCGGATGAAGGTGGCTATTCACTGACGGATTCCGGGAGATTGGCAGTGATTTGA
- a CDS encoding glycosyl transferase family 2, with product MKKELPVSLVIPVYNRIDKTKNLLDSIRNLDSRCEIIIVDDCSTDDIKSLVDECHPSLDIKYIRNQSNKGPSYSRNIGIKTAKNDFIAFTDNDCILSPSWIDNLYEYISNSPSSIAGVGGRTLSYRKNMLSEYYEYHKILDPWFHAGKCMYLVTANCIFRKSVLAEVGYFDENIVWAGGEDVGLSFKVINGGFSLAYYPDAIVYHDFENSILNFYKTFFKYGFGCRIQYKKYFNEKMYQKPNFAGFYE from the coding sequence ATGAAAAAAGAATTGCCTGTATCCTTGGTTATTCCGGTATATAACCGCATAGATAAAACAAAAAACTTATTAGATTCAATAAGGAATCTGGACTCAAGATGTGAAATAATCATTGTAGATGATTGCAGTACTGATGACATCAAAAGCTTGGTCGACGAATGTCATCCAAGTCTCGATATTAAATACATCCGGAATCAGAGTAATAAAGGTCCTTCATATTCAAGAAATATTGGAATAAAGACCGCTAAAAATGATTTCATCGCTTTTACCGATAATGATTGCATTTTATCTCCCTCATGGATTGACAATCTATATGAATATATTTCAAATTCTCCATCCTCTATTGCAGGAGTTGGTGGCAGAACCCTGTCTTACAGAAAAAACATGTTGAGTGAATACTACGAGTATCATAAGATTTTGGATCCTTGGTTTCATGCTGGAAAATGTATGTATTTAGTAACTGCAAACTGCATTTTCAGAAAGTCAGTCTTAGCCGAAGTAGGATACTTCGACGAAAACATAGTTTGGGCAGGTGGAGAAGATGTGGGTCTGTCTTTTAAAGTCATAAATGGAGGTTTTAGCTTGGCATACTACCCCGATGCAATTGTTTATCATGACTTTGAAAACAGCATTCTAAACTTTTACAAAACTTTCTTCAAATATGGGTTTGGTTGTAGAATCCAATATAAAAAATACTTTAACGAAAAGATGTATCAGAAACCAAACTTTGCAGGTTTCTATGAGTAA
- a CDS encoding CRISPR-associated protein, Cas1 family, with translation MKMLLLNGHGIDMRVNSAKLHIKNGRTSTTEEPEEYIFSPKRMDVDHIIIYGRNGNLTLDSVRWLIKHNVQVSILNWDGQLLTAMLPPESTNIKIKFSQYHAYEDEDIRAKIAKNLIEAKFDKSKVVLDYLKQRYPAIEYDFLEDIGKLNAAKSVREIMGVEGGVAWKYWNEFAKAVPVEYDFCSRSDQYRRATGAGDKVNVMLNYGYALLEAECLRAINTAGLDSHVGFLHEMNPSKDSLAYDLQEPFRFLVDLSVINLIESEKMDNSDFIRTESYSLRLKPSGAKKITEEFNKWMNRKTSYQKQSVMWSYALLLKTRELAQFLVEKKKDIDFCKPVYTVERQDSDDIRQKIMSISYTDWENMGFSKGTLHYMKKNAKAEKPFTLNSHVRERLDIWEGY, from the coding sequence AACGGTCATGGAATAGACATGCGTGTCAATAGTGCAAAACTGCATATCAAGAATGGCAGAACCTCAACAACTGAAGAGCCTGAAGAGTATATATTCTCTCCAAAGAGGATGGATGTAGACCACATTATCATTTATGGCAGAAATGGAAACCTTACTCTTGATTCTGTTAGATGGTTGATAAAACATAACGTTCAGGTATCTATTCTAAACTGGGATGGTCAGCTACTCACTGCAATGCTTCCTCCTGAAAGTACCAATATAAAGATCAAGTTCTCACAGTATCATGCTTATGAAGATGAGGATATAAGAGCCAAAATTGCAAAGAACCTAATTGAAGCCAAGTTCGATAAGTCCAAAGTAGTACTGGACTACCTTAAACAACGATATCCTGCAATAGAATATGATTTCTTAGAAGATATTGGAAAATTGAATGCTGCTAAATCTGTTAGGGAAATAATGGGTGTTGAAGGTGGAGTTGCATGGAAGTACTGGAACGAGTTTGCAAAGGCTGTTCCTGTTGAATATGATTTCTGTTCAAGAAGTGACCAATACAGGAGAGCCACAGGGGCAGGGGATAAAGTAAACGTTATGCTCAACTATGGCTATGCATTGCTTGAAGCGGAGTGCCTGAGAGCCATAAATACGGCAGGTCTTGATTCTCATGTAGGTTTCTTGCATGAGATGAATCCAAGCAAAGACAGTTTAGCCTATGACCTGCAAGAGCCTTTTAGATTCCTTGTTGATCTCTCGGTTATCAACCTGATTGAATCGGAGAAAATGGATAATAGCGATTTTATCAGGACTGAAAGTTATTCACTCAGGCTAAAACCTTCTGGAGCAAAGAAAATCACTGAAGAGTTCAATAAATGGATGAACAGGAAAACATCTTATCAGAAACAATCGGTTATGTGGAGTTATGCCTTGTTATTGAAGACTAGGGAGCTTGCTCAGTTCCTTGTTGAGAAGAAGAAGGATATTGATTTCTGCAAGCCTGTATATACAGTTGAAAGACAGGATTCAGATGATATCAGGCAGAAGATAATGAGCATATCCTATACAGATTGGGAGAATATGGGGTTTTCTAAAGGGACATTGCATTATATGAAGAAAAATGCCAAGGCTGAGAAGCCTTTTACATTAAATTCTCATGTAAGGGAGAGGTTGGATATTTGGGAAGGTTATTAA